A genomic window from Vitis riparia cultivar Riparia Gloire de Montpellier isolate 1030 chromosome 18, EGFV_Vit.rip_1.0, whole genome shotgun sequence includes:
- the LOC117906464 gene encoding isoamylase 1, chloroplastic-like yields MHVDGFRFDLASIMTRGSSLWDALNVYGNPAEGDSLTTGTPLSSPPLIDMISNDPILRGVKLIAEAWDAGGLYQVGMFPHWGLWSEWNGKVSTENGVQCAMSRIVSLCLYL; encoded by the exons ATGCATGTGGATGGCTTTCGCTTTGATCTTGCTTCTATCATGACCAGGGGTAGCAG TCTCTGGGATGCTCTTAATGTATATGGGAATCCAGCAGAAGGTGACTCACTGACCACTGGCACCCCTCTCAGCAGTCCTCCATTAATTGATATGATTAGTAATGATCCAATACTCCGTGGAGTGAAG CTTATTGCTGAAGCATGGGATGCAGGAGGCCTTTACCAAGTTGGCATGTTTCCTCACTGGGGTCTTTGGTCAGAGTGGAATGGGAAGGTCAGTACCGAAAATGGTGTACAATGTGCCATGTCGAGAATTGTCAGCCTGTGTTTGTACttatga